The sequence below is a genomic window from Archangium lipolyticum.
GCAGCTTCTCCGGGCGCCACAGGCGGTTGTCGAGCGACAGCGCCGCGACCACGCGCTCGCCGTCGTCGAACTTGAACAGCTTCTGCACCGGGTCGCCGTATCCGGTGGAGGCCGGCACGTCGTTGAAGCGGGTGACGTAGGCGGTGCCGAAGTTGCTGAAGAGGACGAGGTTCGCCTTGAGGCTGCCGGCGAGCACCGTCATCACCGCGTCACCCTCGCGCAGACGGGTGGAGTTGGGATCCTTCACCTCGCGCACGCGCTTGATCCACCCGTCGCGGGTGAGGACGACGTGGGCGTCCTCGTCGGCGATGAGGGCCTCGGCGTCGAAGGTCATCTCCTCGGCGCCACGGAAGCTCACCTTCGTCCGGCGCTTGCCGGTGCCGTAGGCGGCCTTCACCTCGGCCAGCTCGTCCTTCACCGTGGCCCACAGCCGCTGGTTGCTCTTGAGCAGCGCCTCCAGCTCCTTGATCTGCTTGCGCTTCTCCTTGAGCTCGTTCTGGACGACGAGGATCTCCAAGCGAGCCAGCTTGTAGAGCTTCATCTCCAGGATGGCGTCCACCTGGAGCTCATCCAGCTTGAAGCGGGCGATGAGCTTCTTGGCGGCGTCCTGCTTGCCCTCGGAGGCGCGGATGATGCGGATCATCTCGTCCAGGGCGTCGTAGACCTTCTCGAAGCCCTCGAGGATGTGGACGCGCTTCTTGAGCTCGTCGAGCTGGTACTGGATGCGGCGCTTGATGACCTGGAGACGGAAGTCCAGGAAGTACTGGAGGATCTCCTTGAGCCCCAGCCGCTTGGGCGTGCCGACCTCGGGGTTCTCCGGGTTGGGCACGAGGCACGTGAGGTTGACGTTGAAGTTCGTCTGGAGGGGCGTGTTCTTGTAGATGTACGCCATCACCAGCTCGGGGCTGGCCTCCTTCTTGAGCTCCATCACGATGCGCACGTCCTTGGTGGACTCGTCGCGCACGTCGACCACGAGCGGCAGCTTCCGCTCCCGGACGATCTCGCCGATCTTCGCCACCAGGGTGGACTTGTTCACCGTGTAGGGGATGGACGTGATGATGATCTGCTGGCCGCCGCGCTTGAGCTCCTCGAGCTCGTACTCGCCGCGCAGACGCACACCGCCCTGGCCGGTCTCGTAGATCTCCTGCAGCTCCTTCTGGGAGTTGAGGATCTCTCCGCCGGTGGGGAAGTCCGGACCCTTGACCCACTTGAGCAGCTGCTTGGTGGTGAGGTTGGGGTCATCCACGAGCGCGGTGAGCGCGTCGCACAGCTCGCCCAGATGGTGGGGCGGGATGTTGGTGGCCATGCCCACGGCGATGCCCGTGGTGCCGTTCATCAGCAGGTGAGGAACGCGCGAGGGCAGGACGATGGGTTCCTGGCGGGTGCCGTCGTAGTTGGGGCGGAAGTCGACGGTCTTCTGACCCAGCTCGTTGAGGAGCTCGTCGGCGAGCTTCTCCAGGCGGCACTCGGTGTAACGGTAGGCGGCGGCGGCGTCGCCATCGAGCGAGCCGAAGTTGCCGTGGCCGTCCACGAGCGGGTAGCGCAGGGAGAAGTCCTGGGCCATGCGCACGAGGGCGTCGTAGATGGCGGAGTCGCCGTGCGGGTGGTAGGGGCCCATGATGGCGCCGACGACCTGGGCGCACTTCTTGTACTTGGCCTCGTGCGAGAGGTTCAGGTCGTTCCACATGCCGTACAGGATGCGGCGCTGCACGGGCTTGAGGCCGTCACGCACGTCCGGAAGGGCGCGCGAGGTGATGACCGACAGGGCGTAGTTGAGGTAGCGCCGACGGGCCTCCTCGGCGAGCCCGGCGGGAGTGGCGCCACCACCACCCCCCGCAGCCGCGGGCGCACCATTGCCGCCCCCGCCGCCCGAGGCCCCCTGCTTCTTCCGCGTCTTGTTTTCGGCTTCTGCGAGCATGCTCATGTGTTCAGGTCAGGACCGTTCGTATCCCTGTGAAACGCGGGGCGCGGCTCGCGCACTCCGCACCCGGCCCAGCAAATGATGAGCGGGCGGAAGTAGCACGGCCCTCCGTCAAAGGGAACAAAATCGAGGGGTTGCAAAGCCTCGGGCGTGGGGTTGCTATACATCTGTTCAGTGTCTGGGGCTACGAAATCAATCATCCAAGGGCTTGAAAAATGGGGTCATTCCGCTTGCCTGCCTGGGTTGGGACCGGGACGACGGGTAGGGGCGCGGGCCGGACTGGAGGAGGGGGCATCGCGACGGCATGGACCCGGATCCAAGGGCCATTGGCGGATATTGGATCAGGGGTCTGACATGACTCGTGAGGTTCGCCTCCTGGTGTGCAGGGCTACCAGGAGAGCGTGGGCCCGGGCTTTCATGCCCTCCTGACGAGGAGGCATGCCATTTGAGGCGCAGTTCCCTCCGCCTACTTGCTCTCGGTGCCGACGCGCTTGCCGCCCTGCTGTGCCGTTCCCCAGCTCCCGCCGCGCCGGAAGATCATCACCTTGCCGCTGCTGGCGCTCCCGCTGAGCATGCCGGGGATGGTGGCCTGGAGTGCCTTGCTGCCGGGCGGGTGGTAGACGACGCGCACCTTGCGGCCCGAGGGCAGGTTGCCCGTGGCGTCGATGAGCAGGAAGATCGTGTTGCCCTCGATGTGGATGCGCTCGGGATCTCGCCGGTGGTCGAGCTCCGTGAGCAGCTCGCCGTCATCCACGGTGCGCGATTCATCCGACAGACGACGCACCTTGACGCGCAGGTAGCCATCCGTGTTCGTGCCGGAGAGGTCTCTCGTGCCCTGGACGATGACGGCCAGGTCCGCGCCATTCTCGGGGACCTTGTCGGAGAGCTTCAGGCCCGACTGCGTGCTCGCATCCGTGTCGAGCAGCACGGTGGCATTGGCACAGCGGTTGCCACACTCCTGCCCGAAGGGCGGTTTGT
It includes:
- the parC gene encoding DNA topoisomerase IV subunit A encodes the protein MLAEAENKTRKKQGASGGGGGNGAPAAAGGGGGATPAGLAEEARRRYLNYALSVITSRALPDVRDGLKPVQRRILYGMWNDLNLSHEAKYKKCAQVVGAIMGPYHPHGDSAIYDALVRMAQDFSLRYPLVDGHGNFGSLDGDAAAAYRYTECRLEKLADELLNELGQKTVDFRPNYDGTRQEPIVLPSRVPHLLMNGTTGIAVGMATNIPPHHLGELCDALTALVDDPNLTTKQLLKWVKGPDFPTGGEILNSQKELQEIYETGQGGVRLRGEYELEELKRGGQQIIITSIPYTVNKSTLVAKIGEIVRERKLPLVVDVRDESTKDVRIVMELKKEASPELVMAYIYKNTPLQTNFNVNLTCLVPNPENPEVGTPKRLGLKEILQYFLDFRLQVIKRRIQYQLDELKKRVHILEGFEKVYDALDEMIRIIRASEGKQDAAKKLIARFKLDELQVDAILEMKLYKLARLEILVVQNELKEKRKQIKELEALLKSNQRLWATVKDELAEVKAAYGTGKRRTKVSFRGAEEMTFDAEALIADEDAHVVLTRDGWIKRVREVKDPNSTRLREGDAVMTVLAGSLKANLVLFSNFGTAYVTRFNDVPASTGYGDPVQKLFKFDDGERVVAALSLDNRLWRPEKLLGVTKQGMGMRFPLAPHLEISTRAGRRYAKTGEGDEIVGVQAVEDKDLVGVLTEHTNVLVCKVAEINELAGPGKGVTVIKVDDGDRVVDFQVVPSGNKEAGVTFETQKGRKLTLHPGRQEVTGRGGKGHEMSRKDAVKEVLRAPLFVPLPEQKKE